AGCTGCGAAAAGAAAACAGAGCTAATAAGGAGCAAAAACAGATTTTGCTTGCATAAGCAAATGGATTTTCTTTGTGATTGATGATGCTTACAAGTTATTGTCTTCTTCTTTTGGATAGTAACTAGATGGCGCGATCTTTGACCATGAAAGGCTAGCTGTTTAGTTAGAGCAATACGAAAGTGATTGGTAGATAAAAAAAACGCTGCTGTGACTTTTTTAAATGAATAACTGCTATAATCTACGGATATGTGCGTTTCAAACTTTGTTTGCGAGCGGGTGGCACATTTCCCTGAACAACTTGCTGCCGACTTAATAGACAATCACGTTGCAATATTAAGCATTGACCAAGATTGCAATAATTTTGAAGAAATAGGAACTGCAAATCACAaactaatgcatatactaagTGACTgataaaaaacaacaaaaaaaaagttaaagaaTGATATGTGACAAAGTGTGATTTTGTTTGTGAGGAGGTTACGTTGTCCAAGTTATATTAATCGCCTATTGGGTTGTGTCCAAATTATTTGGGCAGTTATGGCCCAACGAATCCAATTTTGTGAGAGAAAATGATACAAACTTTGGCCCAGCAATCAACTTAAAGCTCAATTAACATTCTGGTCCAGAAGAAGGGCTAGTTTCCACCctccaaaatcccaaaatcaaGAATGTTCTCCCTCCAAATTCTCAAATCTTGCAGATCACTCCAACGCCAACGTACTGCCCCCGTTCATATCCTCATTGCTTTCTtcaggtactctctctctctctctctctcaatgtcACATTCACTTAATTACTGCCTGAATTCACTTTCCAATGATTCATTTGCAACGTGACTTTCAATCGTAGTATAGTTCACTATTTTATGTAAGTTTGTTTGACATTTTTAAATGGAGGTAAGGCTAGCCGCCATTCATctttcccagaccctgcgtaaagagggagccttgtgcactgggtacgacctttgcGAGTTCACTCACTCACCTAATTTGTATTTTTTGCCCAGCGTCTGATTAGATTACTGCTTTTACTGCAAATGTATCCATCAGTCGTTTTATATTGAATTTGTTACTGGATTTCATATTCGATCTCTAAGAGACAAAGACGTGAGATTAACGGTAATTGTATTTGTAGTATAGCTAATTTAAACTTAAgggtgtgctatctacacatcctaaattacttctcacacaccctttgttaatttctatccgttgatcttcttcaattcatctgatctgacggccgaaaattagaaaggtgtgtgagaagtaaaatagggtgtgtggatatcacacccctaaactTAATGGTGTTTTTCGCACATGTTGCACGGCACTAATTCATCCCCTTAGGCTAGTGAAACTGAATTGGTGGCATTCCGTTGTTGCACACCAGTTGTTTTCGACTTGTCACGTACTTGATCGAGAACGCTGTTGAACTCGAAAAAATTGTTCTCCACCATGATGTACATTTCTGGGACGTTCCCGCACAGAAGAGTATCGAAGAAAAGAAGAGGGAAGATGAGGAAAGAAATCGTGCTACCCAGCAGCTCAAAGCAAAAGTGCCTTCAAGAATTCAATTTGTATGCCTTCTGTAAGCAAATTGCTGCTGGTTTGGCTTTCTTGTGCTAAAGGCTTGACAATTAAGGTTGAGATAGCTAGTCAGTTTGTTGAAAACTTGTCTAATTGTCTAACCAACACAGTAGTGACTTGTTCAAAAGAAGACTATTGTATTTTACAAGACGACATTTCAAACGGTTATAATCTATTTTGAGGGGGGTTTCGAGCTTAAGTGCGACACAACTTTAATCTACAACAATTACTGTTTGTGCTATCTCAATGTCGAGTCTATTCAATTTTAAAGCCTTTTACATTCTAATATTTCAAAATTATTAATGACATTGGGGTCCTTGTGCCAAAAACATGGCCATATAATTGAGAGTTTGCATTTTCACATGCCCTAAATGATGGCAGTTTGTATGGCGCGGGTTTCAACTCTTGGTTTTAGATGTTTGTAAATTCTAGATAAACTAATGGAGCTCTGGTAATTCCCATAAGAACATTGGGTGAAACATCTGGTAATTGCTAATTACTGCGCCACATGCTGACGGGTCAACAGGCTCAATGATGGATTATGACTAACTGTTAAGGGTCTCATTGCTGCAATTTGCAATGTAATAACATTCTTCTACTAATCATGattatcaactcaaaacatctcAATTAGCATTGATCTTCGAAGTTTGAATtgctttttctattttcttttcatcGGTGGTGGTTGGTGTTGGAAAGTGATAATTCAATCCAAAAAGTTTGAGGTATTTCTATTTCAAAGTTTCAGAGTCAGTTCAAACCGACCACTGTTACTCCATACCCTTTTATTTTGAGTTTCAAGAACACccttttttatttgcattttgAGAATTTGATTCAAGTGTCCTAACTCGAGACTTCAGACTTTTCAATATGTTGAAAATTATTTGTGCAATGCAATGGATGTGGGTTTTTGTACAAAACCCGTAATGCAAGTATTACTAAAACCATTTAATACGAGAAGGATTTAACTTCATTAGATTTCGATATGGGATCATACTTCAACATTTTACTACATTTAAGAGTATAATTCTTTAATTTCATTCAATTGTATGATTTAATTTATAGAGTTATCTTATGAAACAATTCCAGCAGCTATACAATTATTTATTATGTAAACTCCATTCATTAGGATCCAACTGACTATGCTCTTCCAAAACATGTAAATCCACAACTTCTGTTAATTCTAAATAAAGAACGAATAAAAACAGTGCTGCAAATGCTCACTTTTTACCTAATCCTCAATCAAAACCACTATAAACATGTCATCTGTATTCAAATATGTGTATGGAACTCTCTGCAGGGAGAAAAAAGAGTTGAACCTTTTTGAACTGGCAGAACCAAggtttcattaaaatattactGAATTTGCAGACCCAACATAACCAATCCTAAAGTTCATGGTTAATTCCTAACCGTAGCGGCCAATGCAGGAAATCATGCGTCCACATGGCGTGTAAATTTTTGGAGACAGTTTTGTCAGTAAGTTTTGAGTGTCAACACCATTATGTGGATTACTTATTTGCTCATGTTATAATACGTGTAtgatttttaacactaaaatataaattaagcGACAATCTGTATCATAACatgaaaattaaatttctcTTTCAGTAAATGTTTAAAAACATGAGAGATTATTATTATACAAGTTACAACTGGGGGATGTATGCTCTCTCTCCATCTAACTCGACATGTCATAAAACGAGTGAGATAGAGAAAAGGCCATATCACTGGTTATGAATACCCTATGATTTTAtgccatatatatatgtgtgtgtgtgtgtgtcctgGAGTCGACTCTCAATCTATACGAGCATGGCAGGTTATAAGTGGGTTTCCGATGAGTGAGATAGAAAAAGAATATATCACGGACTATATGTAAGATTTCATTTCATCTTAAACAGTTAGCTCTTGCCAAGTCGGTTGAAGTTCTAAATGATACCCTGTGATTGCTGGAATTGGCCCCAGTCTATATGTGCATGGCAGTTTATTCCAAGTGGGTTCCCTGACTTCATCAGCCATCCAAGAATATATAGAGTCCAAAAAATTGCATACAAGTGCGGTTTTCTCAACACGTCATATatctaaaaaaaaagtttaacatCATGCACAAAGAATCTCTAGTCTAAATACAACTACATCTTTTTTCAAGTTGGCTGAAGTTCCAAAAGGATACTCCATGATTTCATGCAACATGATGCGCTGGAGTTGGCCCCAATCTATGTTTGCATGTCAGGGTTCCAAGTGGGTTCTCTGACTCCTtcagtcatcaaagaagatggGGTAGCTGCGGTCTGTGGTTTAGTTGTAGAAGATAGAGTTCATGGCCCCATTTTTTTTGCagcttttataaaaaattcttttatgtttcaaaatattttatattattaaatttatagcccttaaataaaaaatctttttatttttcgaaTAGTATTAAGTGGATTGATGAGTATTACCACtacttaaaataattttttcattGTGCTAAGAATACGGTTCAGTATAtgaagtgtcataatacaatttttttaaagttttcaactaattgtattattatCCCATATTCTctacacattaaaaaatctctccaccacttaagggtggtgagcaaaaatgcacctcATGATAAAAATTTGTCACCACAATGAATTAGGCAAACAAAGTAAGCAAAATTATACATATATTCATCTACAACAGCTGCCATTATCTATTGGTTTTGTCATCTtcctccaaaaaaaaatatttactaTGAAAAGAGATGTTCGACTTCATTTACTTACTCATAGTATCGCAGGTAACATTGTTTACTTTAAATAGTAagcaaaatttacaaatttaattgttTATATCATTAAAATTCATTTTCAGCTGTATACTTCGTCAAAATAAATTTGCGTATTCAAATACCTAACCCTTAGCTAACGGTCAAAAATCTCGAGGTATATActtaaaaatcattttttttatgccCTAGAATGTAGACAAACAAAAACAGAATAAAAAAGCATGATTAGGCACAGAATTTGGTGACATGAAAAACATATTTGGGCCATGTGGGTTGGAACTTGTAAGGACATGACATATGGGACATCATACTATTtctgagaaaaataaaagagtCCAATCAATCACTGCAAGGGTATGTGTCCTCCCACTTTAGGGTTTGTACTTTattatggacaaggattgtctgttcTTTGCTTCTGATGTTCTTCTTATGCCTTTCTATTTGTATGATTACGATTaaactacgtcaacattttatattactattcatttttatcttattatatctataaaaaataatataaaatgttgacgtggtttaaccgtgaccacacaaaacatgaGGACATCGAAAGTGGAgcgcagacaatccttgtcccattATTATTCCCTTCTCTAATTATAACCTAAttttttatcatgcatttgaCTGTTTGTTTTGATCACTAAATTGACTCGCTTGTTGTCCTGATTAACtttaaaaccctaattccccTTTCAATACTGTCATCATTCCTTTGTCGTGGCCCACTTGGATCACATGCATATAGTGTTTGTATATTACAGTGCCTCAGTGACAGTTGCCTCCAATCATGTCATCGTATTATCTTAACTATGCTAAAACCCTATGCATATTCTTAATCATGCATGATTGTACAATTTGGGCCGTTTGATCTGAAAAATTCTTATTTATTTCAATTGTCATGAGTTCACCGTAGCAACATTacaaattaatgaaagaaaactGAACATTTAGCATCAACATGAAGATTTAGAATATTGTTATAGTAATATTCGTGTTGTATATATGTTTctttaaacataaaataaaatttatgtacgATTATCTGATTATGATAACtattaaattaaatcaaaatacAATAATCTCTATAACGACGGGATTGGTTCTCACGCACAAATTTTCTCCTTCAATCATTTATCCACGTCGACATCTTGGGAAAGATATGCACCGTCTTACTACAGTCCTGCTCTCGAGTCTCtacatatataaatacaaaGGTAGCTGGTGTTGAAATCTTCCAAGGAAAGGTAGCtaagaaaaagaggaaaaaccAACCTCCAAAATCCCAGTGTATACTTTCACCTCTCTTACTTTGTAGGCCTCAAATCATCTCACATTAAGAGTGTCAATGGTTCCAGTTAGCAGTCGAAGTTCTAAGAAAGATGTAAACAGAGGCTCCTGGACGGCAGAGGAGGACCAAAAACTTGCTCAAGTTATAGAAATCCACGGTCCGAGGCGTTGGAAGTCCATTGCAACTAAAGCAGGTTTTCGCATATCTAACGCtcatttgataaccatttcatgTTTAGTTTTTCTCATAGGCGTAGAAGGCTTAaaatgtctttttctttttgcaggTCTTAAGCGATGTGGGAAGAGTTGCAGGTTAAGATGGATGAACTATCTTAGACCTAATATTAAGAGAGGCAATATTTCAGACCAAGAAGAAGACTTAATTCTCAGGCTTCATAAGCTTCTGGGAAACAGGTGAGCAATTCATTAATCTCATATTTTGATAAAGCGATCGTTTAATCTTCCCTAATTTACAgagaagaaaattcaaatttaggaGTATAGAGTGCGGCGCATTGCCCTGACTAGTGGACTTAACTTACATTTAcaatgtttttgtgtttgttaaaCATTTAGTTACAGTTTTACTTGGCTTGCTTATGAATATAGGTGGTCGTTGATTGCCGGAAGACTACCTGGTCGAACAGATAACGAGATCAAGAATTACTGGAACTCTCATTTGAGCAAAAAGTTGAAGCAAAACAGAGCAGTTTCAAAGACAGTGCAAGGGTCCACAGAGCAAAAGAATATCAAAGCAAACGACGTGAATGCTTTAACAATTGAAAGAGAAGACGCCTTCAAACTTGAGGAGAACTTCAACTTCGGTTTCAATGGCGGCCAATTCTTCAACTGCTCGAGCAGCGAACAAGGGCCTCTGAATTTGGAGTGGATGAATAAATTCCTTGAAATGGATGAGAGTTGGTTTACTTTGCATGACATTTGAGctatgtttttattttcatttattattttattttctgtgtTCATGATAGTTGTTAGGGATGCATTTGTGAGGCCCTTTTTGCTAATTTTAGGAAAATCCCACTTCATGTTTGATCCTTTTGTATGTAGTTTCAATTGAGGTTTATTTTCCTTTAATTAACAAATCATGTTTCGGTGTTACAATCCTTTATTTATTATGCAGATATTTTAGCATTTTTTTCGTCTGTGAGTGATTGAATCTAAGAAATCttttagagaagaaagtggTTGATTTATCGAGTTCGGTCAGATttgttcttttaattttatttgtttgcaAAACCAGAACTCAAGATAGGTTTTTGGAAAAAGTAAAATAACTTTCTCTGTTTCAAACATCTTGAAAGGGGATAAGATGAGTAGAAGCTGCATAAAATGTCGGCTACATCTTCCTTGCAGAAATTCTTGGATACAGCTGCGATTACCACATTACTCATATGCTCAAGACACACAAGAACCAAAGGTTACACTCTTCTTGTGTTAGTCTTGAATGAACGGGTGACACGGCATGAGCTGCTCTACAAAAAATCTTTCATCACACTGAGACTTGCTATAAATTCATATCATAGACCTTATTCACATTATTTAATTGATCAATCCGGTAAAAGACAAGTGATTTTTGTGCTTTCAATTTCTTTCATACACTCCTTCTAGAgacttaaaatttaataaatcaaAAGGGAATTAAAGGAGAAAAATAGTGAAATGAGTGCAGAGTAAGAAAATGAGGTCACAATCACGATAAATAACATAATTTTAGACTTAATTTGAAAGTAGTTTTATTATAAGAAATCGCAGCGATTTTGAATATGACACAGCGGAAGTTGTAAGAAAAGGGATCACGAATGGTCTCCCTTGAAAGAACTTTGGAATTCCAGTAGCTGTGAGAGAAACTCTCGTTTCAGAATTGgtattgattaaaaaaaactgTCCATTACAAAGCAAATGAACATATTATAAAGACTTGtttcaagaaaatgaaaagacaaGCAACAATAAATCCTCATTGATCAGGAAAGACCCTCTAAATGACTAGGGATTTTTCTAAACTGTTCGCATCATGAAGCAGTTTTTGTTCGCATCATGAAGCAGTTTTTGTATGCCTACGTCAGAATATTTTACAATCTTTTTTGCAAACGATATTAAATATTTTACAATCGGCACTTGATATTAAATATTTTAACCATCTACACTCGATATTAAATATTTTACAATCTTTCGTGCACTCAAATTACTTGAAGATTCTACGTTTAGTCGAATCTACTTATTAGGCAACAATTTCAGCATCTTATATCCTCTGCAGTATGATTGGGGCTCCATGTTTTGGCTTAACGGAAATCGAGATAACAGGAGCATGAGTGTAAGAAGGTGAGAGCTCAAGTGAAAAATGCTGAAGAATCATCGCCAGAGCTACCTTTCCTTCTAACATAGCAAAAGTTTGCCCTAGACATAATCTAGGCCCCCACCCAAATGAGAAAAATGCAGTTTGATCCTTTGATGCCTTCACAACTCCTTCGGAAAATCTCTCTGGGTTGAACTCCTCAACATCTTCACCCCAATATTTTGGATCGTGATGTAGAAAAAGAATCGGAAACACGAAATCAACCCCAGCTGGGATGGAAAGGCCTCCTACATTTGTTTTCTGGTGGGTGTGCCTAAATAGAAGAACTAGAGATGGATATAGCCTCAAaacttcggtcaatatcatcgtcacctgcaaaaaaaaagaaaagaaaaaaaaatcgagtAACAAAGTAAGACATTTATTGAGCACATTGTGAATCGCCTTTGTAAGAGATATGAGTCACGAATAATTAGTAAATGTAGCATTACTCGTGCAGGAAAAACTTACGATTTTGAGGTGTTTTATGCCATCTAAATcaggtgttttctttccaaacACACGGAGGACTTCTTCTCTTGCCTTTTCTTGCCAGTTTGGATGCATGCATAACAGAATCATCGTCCAAGTCAACAAGGTGGCTATGCTTTCTTGGCCAGCAAAGTAGAATGACTTGCACTCCTCTATGACATCCTCAATTGTCATACTATTTTCCTCTTGTGCTTTGCATTGTAACAGTAAACCCAACAAATCATTATTTGCACccacttcaccattttccatgGCTTGCTCTTTCTTCCTGATCGTAGCCCTTAATATTGCTTTGATTTCATTGTCCACCTTATACCTCAATCTGTTCTTTTTGGTGGGTATGAATCTGCGCAGAGAACAAAAACTAgctgtttttttaacaaaatccACATCTGCTCTTCTTTactaaacacaaaaacaaagccaAAGACAAATAAAATTACACTACTAAAAATACCATCCATAAACCCTAAACTATGTTTGATGTTTGACATAAAAACTTAAACTTGCTTTTAGGTTGTACAAGTATTTTCTAGAGAAGCATTTGTACGTCCTTATTCAGAAAGCACCTTCACGTGTCTTTGTTTTTTTAGAAAGCactttcaagtgtttttttttaagaaagcacTTGACTCCTTAATAAAAATTTCTacaaatttataataaaaacatTTCTAGCAAAAATGCCAAAATGACCTGAACCCTGGGAAATAGAAACCATAATAGGCTTCACGTGATAAAGCGGCTTGCTTTTTCTGAAGCTCAAATAGCTTCCCATCTTCAAAGCTGCCTCCAAAGGCCGTTAGAGCTATAACTTCACTaatcaaattttgaaattctgGTGCCACATCTACTTCCCTTGATCCTTCAACACCAATTAACTTTTCCCATCGATCGATCATGCCAGAACAACCGGTTACAAATGAAGTCTCCATACCCTGTCACATTTTCTATAACAATCAGAATGtagaaataaaatttcacaCATGACTTTATAAGGGCAGTTTTTaacatttttagttttcatttttcaaaacaaaa
Above is a window of Malus sylvestris chromosome 15, drMalSylv7.2, whole genome shotgun sequence DNA encoding:
- the LOC126601872 gene encoding transcription factor MYB114-like, with amino-acid sequence MVPVSSRSSKKDVNRGSWTAEEDQKLAQVIEIHGPRRWKSIATKAGLKRCGKSCRLRWMNYLRPNIKRGNISDQEEDLILRLHKLLGNRWSLIAGRLPGRTDNEIKNYWNSHLSKKLKQNRAVSKTVQGSTEQKNIKANDVNALTIEREDAFKLEENFNFGFNGGQFFNCSSSEQGPLNLEWMNKFLEMDESWFTLHDI
- the LOC126605731 gene encoding cytochrome P450 72A397-like; amino-acid sequence: MEDYFLLIKMLVFSLVSVILYLVLRVVHVYWVRPRSLEKQLRKQGIRGRSYKLFHDDMKEMSTSSREAWSKPMSLNHQIAPRVLPYFHQMVQKYGKVSLGWMETRPRLIVTDPELIKDILINKNGHFIMPPLNPLVKLLQLGVSTLEGEQWTKRRRIINPAFHLEKLMGMETSFVTGCSGMIDRWEKLIGVEGSREVDVAPEFQNLISEVIALTAFGGSFEDGKLFELQKKQAALSREAYYGFYFPGFRFIPTKKNRLRYKVDNEIKAILRATIRKKEQAMENGEVGANNDLLGLLLQCKAQEENSMTIEDVIEECKSFYFAGQESIATLLTWTMILLCMHPNWQEKAREEVLRVFGKKTPDLDGIKHLKIVTMILTEVLRLYPSLVLLFRHTHQKTNVGGLSIPAGVDFVFPILFLHHDPKYWGEDVEEFNPERFSEGVVKASKDQTAFFSFGWGPRLCLGQTFAMLEGKVALAMILQHFSLELSPSYTHAPVISISVKPKHGAPIILQRI